In one Leptospira mayottensis 200901116 genomic region, the following are encoded:
- a CDS encoding sensor histidine kinase, which translates to MFSLWKNFKILFAIVWLLVTVSLGVWWFLLGLKLTNTVAGLSAKLNSSSESLSILERQSRMIKMEGTFFLLMLFLGGVTLIWFSYRETRRNKLIHDFFSTVTHEMKTPLASLRLQAESLQEEMPSLNENKLIHRLLMDSVRIESQMNRAMYLASLTKSEILYIEKTNVREIFLSIGEDFPELKIDLSRLENVFVSADRKALESIFKNLAENSLKHGKAQVLEVISEKQKSDRILITVSDNGFGFDGKYKVLGIPFYRHGSTSGTGIGLYIIKKLMKKMKGDMRIVPQKIGFRVDLNFPGAI; encoded by the coding sequence ATGTTTTCTCTATGGAAAAATTTTAAAATCCTTTTTGCAATCGTTTGGCTGTTGGTCACGGTTTCGCTCGGAGTTTGGTGGTTTTTACTCGGGCTTAAGCTTACGAATACCGTAGCGGGGCTCAGCGCGAAACTGAATTCGTCGTCCGAAAGCCTTTCCATTTTGGAAAGACAAAGCAGAATGATCAAAATGGAAGGAACTTTTTTTCTTTTGATGCTTTTTTTGGGAGGAGTGACGTTGATTTGGTTCTCTTATCGTGAAACGCGTAGAAATAAACTGATTCACGATTTTTTTTCCACTGTGACTCATGAGATGAAGACGCCCCTTGCGAGCCTTCGTCTTCAAGCTGAAAGCCTGCAGGAAGAAATGCCGAGTTTGAATGAGAACAAACTCATTCATCGATTATTGATGGACTCCGTAAGAATCGAATCCCAGATGAACCGTGCGATGTATCTCGCGAGTCTGACTAAATCCGAAATCCTTTACATAGAAAAGACGAATGTACGTGAAATTTTTCTTTCTATCGGAGAGGATTTTCCCGAACTCAAAATCGATCTTTCCCGTTTGGAAAACGTTTTCGTTTCCGCGGACAGAAAAGCGCTCGAAAGTATTTTTAAAAATCTTGCGGAAAATTCCTTAAAACACGGCAAAGCTCAGGTCCTTGAAGTGATTTCCGAAAAACAAAAATCGGATCGAATTCTAATAACGGTTTCTGATAACGGATTTGGATTTGACGGAAAGTATAAGGTTTTGGGGATCCCTTTTTATAGACACGGAAGCACGAGTGGGACCGGCATAGGACTTTATATAATAAAAAAATTGATGAAGAAAATGAAAGGCGATATGCGGATCGTACCGCAAAAAATCGGTTTTAGAGTGGATCTGAATTTTCCGGGAGCGATCTGA
- a CDS encoding response regulator transcription factor, with protein MKAKLLLVEDDRSLGETLQERLQKEGYEVIWTVSAVSAKKLVKDEKPHLILLDVRLPDGDGFTLAEELKETKDCPPFLFLTAQAGAPERLRGFELGAEEFIPKPFHLKELLLRVKHVLESHKHSIEETRFFYKDYVLDFQGFQVRKGSEEFPLSKRDCALLHFLVTERDRAVSRAEILDKLWGEESFPTNRTIDNSIVRLRHAFGEEGERVIRSVRGVGYQWTGEIKDAE; from the coding sequence ATGAAAGCCAAACTCTTGTTAGTCGAAGATGATCGTTCCCTGGGTGAGACTCTTCAAGAGCGTCTGCAAAAAGAAGGATATGAAGTTATTTGGACGGTTTCTGCGGTTTCCGCAAAAAAGTTGGTCAAAGACGAAAAACCGCATCTGATTCTTTTGGATGTGCGTTTGCCGGATGGAGACGGCTTTACTCTTGCGGAAGAACTGAAAGAAACGAAAGACTGTCCCCCGTTCTTGTTTTTAACCGCACAAGCGGGAGCGCCGGAAAGACTCAGAGGATTTGAACTCGGAGCAGAGGAATTCATTCCTAAACCGTTTCATCTAAAGGAACTTCTTCTTCGTGTTAAACACGTATTAGAATCTCATAAACATTCCATAGAAGAAACTAGATTTTTTTATAAGGACTACGTCTTGGACTTTCAGGGATTTCAGGTTAGGAAAGGATCAGAAGAATTTCCACTTTCCAAAAGGGACTGTGCTCTACTCCACTTTCTCGTGACCGAAAGGGATCGTGCGGTCAGCCGTGCGGAAATATTGGATAAACTTTGGGGAGAAGAAAGTTTTCCCACAAATAGGACGATAGACAACTCAATCGTAAGACTTAGGCATGCTTTTGGAGAGGAGGGGGAAAGGGTGATTCGATCTGTCAGGGGGGTCGGTTATCAATGGACCGGAGAAATCAAAGATGCCGAGTAA